Within the Pseudonocardia alni genome, the region CGTCCGGTCGGCGACGACGCCCGGGACCGGCTGGCGCTCTACCGCACCGCCGCCGAGTCGCAGATCGAGGCGCTGCACGCCCGGATCCACGGGCTGGAGCTGCTCTCCCGCGAGCTGCGGGCGCTGTCCGAGCCGCGGACCGGCGACGCGGACGACTAGCGCGGCGACGGCAGTCCGCGCACCGCGCCGAGGTCCTCGGGTACGTCGACGTAACGCCACAGGTCGTCCAGCCCGGTCAGCGGGCGGTCCGGCAGGGCGGCGTCGAGCACCTCGTACAGGCGGGCCCTGGCGTCCTCGGCGCGGGCCGCGGCCAGCAGCGCCGCACGCGGTACCGGGCCGTGGCCGAAGAGCTCGCCCACGAAGTCCAGCACCTCGACCCGGGTGACCGGTACCCGATCGGGGTCGGCGGGCCGGTCGTCCTGACCCACGACACCCTCCTCTCACCGCCGGGACGGCCCGGGAAGTGCACCGGCCGGACCGTCGAAGGACCGGACTCTACCCTCACACGCCGGGAGGGTTGTCCGGCCCGCCCCGTCGAGCGGCACACTCCGTTGCCCGTCACGACGTCATCGGGGCTGACGTGCGCGCCCATCCGCACCGACCAGCGGTGGTCGATCGAGGCGGGGAGGCCCTGTGGCAGGCAAGTTCGAGGTGTACGAGGACCGGGGCGGAAAGTTCCGGTTCCGGCTGAAGGCGAGCAACGGGCAGGTCGTCGCCGTCGGCGAGGCCTACGAGAGCACGTCGGCCGCCCACAAGGGCTGCGAGGCGGTCCAGCGCGCCGCCGAGGGCGCCACCGTCGTCGAGACCGACGCCTGAGCGGACCTGGCGGGGCCGGTGTCGCGGCCCCACCGGCAGCCCGCCGGACGCGTCCGGTCCGAGACGGGTCGGAACGCCTCCGGCGGGTAGTCGCACACCATGCAGCGACACATCGCACCGGACGACTCCGCACCCGCCGGCGCCGC harbors:
- a CDS encoding YegP family protein — encoded protein: MAGKFEVYEDRGGKFRFRLKASNGQVVAVGEAYESTSAAHKGCEAVQRAAEGATVVETDA